The proteins below are encoded in one region of Akkermansiaceae bacterium:
- a CDS encoding PEP-CTERM sorting domain-containing protein, with protein MIDNINVEQIPEPSTGLLALLGAAFALRRRR; from the coding sequence TTGATCGATAACATCAACGTCGAGCAGATCCCCGAGCCTTCCACTGGCTTACTCGCGCTGCTCGGTGCTGCCTTCGCTCTGCGCCGCCGCCGCTAG
- the ilvC gene encoding ketol-acid reductoisomerase, whose product MSQNYFNTLPLRRQLDELGTCRFMDISEFANGTDAAKGKKIVIVGCGAQGLNQGLNMRDSGLDVSYTLRDAAIAEKRQSYLNATENGFPVGTYQEMLPTADIVMNLAPDKQHTAVVESVVPYMKQGAVFSYAHGFNIVEEGTQIRKDLTVIMVAPKSPGSEVREEYKRGFGVPTLIACHVENDPNGDGIEIAKALCVAQGGHLAGALESSFVAEVKSDLMGEQTILCGMLQAGSLLCFEKMKSQGIDPGYAVKLLQNGWEVVTEALKQGGITNMMDRLSNPAKIEAFRLSEELKMIMRELFEKHMDDIISGEFSRSMMEDWANDDAKLLGWRAATGETEFEKTEAKGDISEQEYFDKGILMIAMVRAGVELAFEAMVEAGIEPESAYYESLHEVPLIANTIARKKLYEMNRIISDTAEYGCYLFSHACVPLLEEFMTTVDTSVIGKGLELEDNGVDNRTLVDVNFIIRNHPVEEIGEVLREAMGSMKAL is encoded by the coding sequence ATGAGCCAAAACTACTTCAACACACTGCCACTGCGTCGCCAGCTGGACGAGCTCGGCACTTGCCGATTCATGGACATCTCCGAATTCGCAAACGGAACCGATGCCGCCAAGGGAAAAAAAATCGTCATCGTCGGATGTGGTGCCCAGGGCCTCAACCAGGGTCTCAACATGCGCGACAGCGGACTCGACGTCTCCTACACCCTGCGTGACGCAGCGATTGCCGAGAAGCGCCAGTCCTACCTCAACGCCACCGAGAACGGCTTCCCCGTCGGCACCTACCAGGAGATGCTTCCCACCGCCGACATCGTCATGAACCTGGCTCCCGACAAGCAGCACACCGCGGTTGTGGAAAGTGTCGTTCCATACATGAAGCAAGGTGCCGTGTTCTCCTACGCCCACGGTTTCAACATCGTGGAGGAAGGCACCCAGATCCGCAAGGACCTCACCGTCATCATGGTGGCCCCCAAGTCACCCGGCTCTGAAGTGCGCGAAGAATACAAACGTGGTTTCGGCGTCCCTACCCTGATCGCCTGCCACGTCGAAAACGATCCTAACGGAGACGGCATCGAAATTGCCAAGGCTCTCTGTGTCGCCCAGGGTGGCCACCTCGCCGGTGCGCTTGAGTCATCATTTGTCGCCGAAGTCAAATCCGACCTCATGGGCGAGCAGACCATCCTCTGCGGTATGCTCCAGGCCGGTTCACTACTCTGCTTTGAAAAAATGAAGAGCCAGGGCATCGACCCCGGTTACGCTGTCAAGCTGCTTCAAAACGGCTGGGAGGTCGTGACCGAGGCCCTCAAACAAGGCGGCATCACCAACATGATGGACCGCCTTTCCAACCCCGCCAAGATCGAGGCCTTCCGCCTCTCCGAAGAGCTCAAGATGATCATGCGCGAACTCTTCGAAAAACACATGGACGACATCATCTCCGGTGAGTTTTCAAGAAGCATGATGGAAGACTGGGCGAACGATGACGCCAAACTCCTCGGCTGGCGTGCAGCTACCGGTGAGACCGAGTTTGAGAAAACCGAGGCCAAAGGCGATATCAGCGAGCAGGAATACTTCGACAAAGGAATCCTCATGATCGCCATGGTCCGCGCCGGCGTTGAGCTTGCCTTCGAAGCCATGGTCGAAGCAGGCATCGAGCCTGAGTCCGCCTACTACGAGTCACTGCACGAGGTGCCACTGATCGCCAACACCATCGCCCGGAAAAAGCTCTACGAGATGAACCGCATCATCTCCGACACCGCCGAATACGGTTGCTATCTCTTCTCCCACGCCTGTGTGCCGCTGCTTGAAGAGTTCATGACCACTGTCGATACCTCTGTCATCGGCAAGGGCCTCGAGCTCGAGGACAACGGTGTCGACAACCGCACCCTCGTCGATGTCAACTTCATCATCCGCAACCACCCGGTCGAGGAAATCGGTGAAGTCCTCCGTGAAGCCATGGGCTCCATGAAGGCGCTGTAA
- a CDS encoding peptidylprolyl isomerase produces the protein MAGSVHAQIYADVTVSHPGIPTGTGTFRVDLDYINAPRTCANFIGLATGQRPWLDTTTGKVITGTKYYDGTTFHRLIHNFMIQGGARTGGPGYMMQDEFHPSLRHSGKYVVSMANAGTNTNGSQFFITFVDTPHLDDKHSVFGEVVNHGPYPNGRDIIDGFTNAADFPTDAGNAPTTTITIDSVVISGPGLAGFDINDPSLLLPAVNGVNTAIGYDPDTDTYSMTWDRKNQVEYFSALSSNLSSWGFVSSPYLVSLNDEASWTYHITGVTGNQFFSRVTAIDYSLVPRAPEDLVANGKVLAIGMPGGETVTLTFNGTGGGTWVHSGGASGNISGVTWVREAPPSTGIFSFPVSHGDDIPLGNLKVTFDSPVGTQQWYSVDFESLQANTKASGTVDGIVSFHTATSGWCAGVVVVPQYPPIPGGATTMNQTEYVPFTYTP, from the coding sequence ATGGCCGGGAGTGTCCATGCCCAGATTTATGCCGATGTTACGGTTTCCCACCCCGGGATTCCAACGGGGACGGGCACATTCCGGGTAGACTTGGATTACATCAATGCTCCCAGGACATGCGCCAACTTCATTGGTTTGGCAACAGGACAGAGGCCATGGTTGGATACAACCACGGGAAAAGTTATCACAGGAACCAAATATTATGACGGAACGACCTTTCATCGCTTGATTCACAACTTCATGATTCAGGGCGGCGCCCGCACTGGTGGACCCGGATACATGATGCAGGACGAATTTCATCCGAGCCTGAGGCACAGCGGCAAATATGTTGTCTCTATGGCGAACGCCGGAACCAACACAAATGGCTCCCAGTTTTTTATTACCTTTGTGGACACTCCACATTTGGATGATAAACATTCCGTTTTTGGTGAGGTGGTTAACCACGGACCGTATCCAAACGGGAGGGACATCATTGATGGGTTCACCAATGCCGCTGATTTTCCCACAGATGCTGGCAATGCACCGACCACTACAATCACCATTGATTCGGTAGTAATTTCCGGCCCAGGTTTGGCGGGTTTTGACATCAATGACCCGTCCCTGCTGCTACCCGCTGTGAACGGGGTGAATACGGCGATTGGGTATGATCCCGATACGGATACTTATTCCATGACCTGGGACCGTAAAAATCAGGTGGAGTATTTTTCTGCTCTCTCGTCGAACCTCAGCAGTTGGGGGTTTGTGAGTAGTCCCTACCTGGTTAGCCTTAACGATGAGGCATCCTGGACATATCATATTACCGGCGTGACCGGTAATCAATTTTTCTCTCGGGTGACAGCGATTGATTACTCCCTTGTTCCCCGCGCTCCAGAGGACCTTGTGGCAAATGGAAAGGTGTTAGCGATCGGTATGCCTGGTGGCGAAACCGTTACACTTACATTCAATGGCACAGGAGGTGGAACATGGGTGCATTCGGGTGGTGCCTCAGGGAACATAAGTGGGGTGACATGGGTTCGCGAAGCGCCTCCATCGACAGGGATCTTCTCTTTTCCTGTTAGCCACGGCGATGATATTCCGCTAGGTAATTTGAAGGTGACCTTTGATTCTCCCGTTGGCACCCAGCAGTGGTATTCAGTGGATTTTGAGTCACTGCAGGCAAACACCAAGGCATCAGGTACCGTTGATGGCATAGTCAGTTTTCACACAGCTACGAGTGGATGGTGTGCCGGGGTGGTAGTAGTGCCCCAGTATCCACCCATACCAGGAGGGGCAACCACGATGAACCAGACGGAATACGTGCCGTTTACTTATACACCCTAA
- the modF gene encoding molybdate ABC transporter ATP-binding protein ModF, translated as MSSSSTPPAALISLSGIGQGAASRQVAVQEFQILPGEQWAVIGGNGSGKTTFARMLAGELVLPAGQRVAHFPHCQSVGLVSFEAEQALLEREIYEDDTDVLDRIDYGRTTYELITELLSPDTSVDEIIRVLQLEEFLHTGFRQLSTGERRRMMIARALSQTPGMLVLDEPYDGLDREFTRHLKTLLAGLSERMPMVIIVNRMSHIGAHITHLACLHDMKLVLDGRREEIEQSALWRQLHALDTQEVDLPSTLPGTEPYQPAAGQPIIDMHSVAVGYHDKQIISNLDWRIMPGEHWKISGPNGSGKSTLVNLVSGDHPQCYSNEIHLFGSRRGNGESIWDIKHHMGLMSTSLHQQYRVTVNAETVLLSGFFDSIGVYRPVSGLHRQIAGEWLEFIHLAQHRHTHFQKLSFGQQRMLLIARALIKRPYLLILDEPCQGLDPINRALVIGLIDKIARRNIAQVLYISHDDEDDLKCITHQLDFIRRHDKACGEPPFLIRLSKVADYATNNAD; from the coding sequence ATGTCCAGCTCATCGACTCCACCAGCAGCACTGATCTCCTTGAGCGGGATCGGGCAAGGTGCTGCCAGCCGGCAGGTGGCGGTGCAGGAGTTTCAGATTCTTCCCGGCGAACAGTGGGCGGTCATCGGTGGTAATGGTTCGGGAAAAACCACCTTCGCCCGGATGCTGGCCGGTGAGCTTGTCTTGCCGGCGGGACAGAGGGTGGCTCATTTCCCCCATTGCCAGTCGGTCGGCTTGGTGTCCTTCGAGGCCGAGCAGGCATTGCTCGAACGCGAGATCTATGAGGACGATACCGATGTGCTCGATCGCATTGATTACGGCCGGACCACCTACGAGCTGATTACCGAGTTGCTGTCGCCGGACACCTCTGTCGATGAGATCATCCGGGTGTTGCAACTGGAGGAATTTCTCCACACCGGATTCCGACAGCTCTCCACCGGGGAGAGACGGCGGATGATGATCGCACGCGCCTTGTCGCAGACACCTGGAATGCTCGTTCTCGATGAACCCTATGATGGGCTCGACCGTGAATTCACCCGTCATCTCAAAACCCTGCTCGCCGGGCTCAGTGAACGTATGCCGATGGTGATCATTGTCAACCGCATGTCCCATATCGGCGCGCACATCACCCATCTGGCCTGCCTGCATGACATGAAACTTGTGCTCGATGGCCGCAGGGAGGAAATCGAGCAAAGCGCACTCTGGCGACAGCTCCACGCGCTGGACACGCAGGAGGTCGACCTGCCATCCACACTTCCCGGCACCGAGCCATACCAGCCCGCCGCCGGCCAGCCGATCATCGACATGCACTCCGTTGCCGTTGGCTACCATGACAAGCAGATCATCTCAAACCTGGATTGGCGCATCATGCCGGGTGAGCATTGGAAAATCAGCGGACCTAACGGCTCCGGGAAATCCACCCTGGTGAACCTCGTCTCCGGCGATCACCCCCAGTGCTACAGCAATGAGATCCACCTCTTTGGCTCGCGCCGGGGGAATGGCGAATCAATCTGGGACATCAAACATCACATGGGTCTGATGTCGACCTCGCTGCACCAGCAATACCGCGTTACGGTCAACGCGGAGACGGTCCTGCTGTCGGGCTTCTTCGACAGCATCGGCGTCTACCGACCGGTTTCCGGACTGCATCGTCAAATTGCCGGCGAGTGGCTGGAGTTCATCCATCTGGCGCAGCACCGGCACACCCATTTCCAGAAATTATCCTTCGGCCAGCAACGCATGCTGCTGATCGCCCGTGCGCTGATCAAGCGCCCCTACCTGTTGATCCTCGACGAGCCATGCCAGGGGCTCGACCCGATCAACCGGGCTCTCGTCATCGGGCTGATCGACAAAATCGCCCGGAGAAACATCGCGCAAGTCCTCTACATCTCGCACGACGATGAAGATGATCTCAAATGCATCACCCATCAGCTTGACTTCATCCGACGTCATGATAAGGCATGCGGCGAACCGCCGTTTTTGATCCGTTTGTCGAAAGTTGCAGATTATGCAACAAATAATGCCGATTAA
- a CDS encoding peptidylprolyl isomerase gives MSAWAEVHAALLAEVRTSLGNFSINLNYTGARRTVSHFMQLASGQQPWRNTTTGAVVYNTPFYNGLTFYKKVDTSVPLQKYIQTGSRTGLESDGAGYKLRDEIRYYAVGGGLVAPHGQWTVTMANTLIQSGTVTLPHSGSSQFLISLVNDSSFDGKNSAFGVIETQFIEYNSNGVPTGVVTNGRSVVVDIFNSVVPVTINSITFRRTDYWATQFDETEALAELPSVGSRVIRSISHGATNVTLTHSGAASSEVRLFQSTDLLSWSPYPNATHYVPANTVSPTSVSLPHGGRPRMFYRLSSFDYQVDATPRHLLGTTVTVGLGTPEYIQFVFDAAGINPTYQRFSDGATGTLVYEYTPKGPFEAELLVTSPGLGDTTLYSLYFGGTDLDPSNVGLMKAYIFRAFQNGISSHFKITSP, from the coding sequence ATGAGTGCGTGGGCTGAGGTTCATGCCGCCCTTCTCGCTGAAGTGCGGACGAGCTTGGGTAATTTCAGCATCAATTTAAACTACACCGGTGCACGCAGGACGGTATCACACTTTATGCAACTGGCGTCCGGTCAACAGCCGTGGCGGAATACCACCACGGGTGCGGTGGTCTATAATACGCCGTTCTACAATGGCCTGACCTTTTACAAAAAGGTGGATACCTCCGTCCCCCTTCAGAAATACATCCAGACGGGTTCGAGGACCGGTTTGGAGAGTGATGGGGCAGGGTATAAACTGCGCGACGAGATCCGTTACTATGCCGTCGGCGGCGGACTGGTCGCTCCCCATGGCCAGTGGACGGTGACGATGGCGAATACCTTGATCCAGTCGGGAACCGTGACATTGCCACACAGCGGCTCCAGCCAGTTCCTGATCAGTTTGGTGAATGATAGTTCCTTTGATGGGAAAAACAGCGCCTTTGGTGTTATCGAAACCCAGTTCATTGAGTACAACAGCAACGGTGTGCCCACCGGGGTGGTTACGAACGGCAGGAGCGTGGTTGTCGATATTTTTAACAGTGTTGTCCCGGTGACAATCAATTCCATCACCTTCCGAAGGACGGATTACTGGGCCACGCAATTTGATGAAACGGAGGCGCTCGCCGAGCTGCCGAGTGTGGGTAGCCGGGTTATCAGGTCGATCAGCCACGGGGCGACAAATGTAACTCTGACCCATAGCGGGGCGGCTTCATCGGAAGTCCGTTTATTCCAATCCACGGACCTGCTTTCCTGGAGTCCCTATCCGAATGCGACGCATTACGTCCCGGCAAATACGGTATCTCCCACCTCAGTCTCCCTTCCTCATGGAGGCAGGCCGCGGATGTTCTATCGACTCTCGAGCTTTGATTATCAGGTGGATGCGACACCGCGTCACCTTCTGGGCACGACGGTGACGGTTGGGCTGGGAACTCCCGAATACATCCAGTTTGTATTTGATGCCGCAGGCATCAATCCCACCTATCAACGCTTTAGTGACGGTGCCACGGGTACCCTGGTCTACGAATATACTCCCAAGGGGCCGTTCGAGGCGGAATTGTTAGTCACGTCCCCCGGGCTGGGCGACACCACTTTATACAGTCTCTATTTTGGTGGGACCGATCTGGACCCGTCCAATGTCGGGTTGATGAAGGCCTATATTTTCAGGGCTTTCCAGAACGGGATCAGTTCACACTTCAAAATCACCTCCCCGTAG
- the hisB gene encoding imidazoleglycerol-phosphate dehydratase HisB — protein MNPRTASQDRKTAETSISVSIHLDGTGTSDISTGVPFFDHMLTLLCKHSLIDLTVKAVGDIEVDAHHTVEDTGIVLGDCIRQALGDKKGIRRYGLSYLPMDETLSRCVVDLSNRPHLEFRAPTSTPDAPNFPFTLVEEFFRAITNNLRANIHVELLYGRDGHHIAESMFKALARSLRQAVEIDPRETGIPSTKEAL, from the coding sequence ATGAACCCACGCACTGCAAGCCAGGACCGTAAAACGGCGGAAACATCCATCAGCGTCTCCATCCATCTGGATGGCACCGGCACCTCCGACATTTCCACGGGGGTCCCCTTCTTCGATCACATGCTCACCCTGCTGTGCAAACACAGCCTGATTGACCTGACGGTAAAAGCGGTGGGGGATATCGAGGTGGATGCCCACCACACGGTCGAGGACACAGGCATCGTCCTGGGCGACTGTATCCGCCAGGCACTCGGCGATAAAAAAGGCATCCGCCGCTACGGCCTGTCCTACCTCCCGATGGACGAAACCCTGAGCCGCTGTGTGGTCGATCTCAGCAACCGCCCACACCTCGAGTTTCGGGCACCGACATCAACCCCTGATGCGCCTAATTTCCCGTTTACGCTGGTCGAGGAATTCTTCCGCGCGATCACCAACAACCTGCGCGCCAACATCCACGTCGAGTTGCTCTACGGTCGCGACGGCCACCACATCGCGGAATCGATGTTCAAGGCCCTTGCCCGCTCACTGCGTCAGGCTGTCGAGATTGACCCGCGTGAAACCGGTATTCCCAGCACCAAGGAAGCCCTCTAG
- a CDS encoding haloacid dehalogenase-like hydrolase: MEKTTSFCGANPADTPDTGKGYALFDLDQTLVPWDTQLLFCNFVLQRMPIRRLYLLILIPFLPLAKLLGAGGMKRVFLNYLWGLTQEDLDQLADAFVDLHLPDTFYPEMLAVLEEQKQLGRTTVLSSASPEIWVKPIARRLGFDHCFGTGLEVNGRVRLFPDTPGGNNKGSNKLRKMHPVFPAGFDPSKDTLPNSHAFSDSHADLPMLLICEQASMVHPTDKLSEEGKKRGWKLYTPARPTSGKRQFAIACLRQALGIYH; the protein is encoded by the coding sequence GTGGAGAAAACAACGTCATTTTGCGGCGCCAATCCAGCCGACACCCCGGACACCGGCAAGGGATACGCGCTTTTTGACCTCGACCAGACCCTGGTCCCGTGGGACACGCAGCTCCTGTTCTGTAATTTTGTATTACAGCGCATGCCCATACGCAGACTCTACCTACTCATCCTCATTCCATTTCTCCCCCTGGCCAAACTCCTCGGTGCCGGCGGGATGAAACGCGTTTTCCTCAATTACCTCTGGGGCCTGACACAGGAGGATCTGGACCAACTCGCAGACGCATTTGTCGATCTCCACCTACCGGACACCTTCTACCCGGAAATGCTCGCTGTGCTGGAGGAGCAGAAGCAGCTCGGCCGCACCACGGTCCTCAGTTCCGCAAGCCCTGAGATATGGGTCAAACCTATCGCCAGAAGACTCGGCTTTGATCATTGTTTTGGCACCGGACTTGAAGTGAACGGCCGGGTCAGGCTCTTTCCCGACACCCCGGGTGGAAACAACAAGGGCTCTAACAAGCTACGCAAAATGCACCCGGTTTTTCCGGCCGGGTTTGATCCATCCAAGGACACCCTTCCTAACAGCCATGCCTTTTCCGACAGCCACGCCGATTTACCCATGCTGCTGATATGCGAGCAGGCCAGTATGGTACATCCTACGGACAAACTCAGCGAAGAGGGGAAAAAACGGGGTTGGAAGCTTTACACCCCTGCTCGCCCGACATCGGGCAAACGTCAGTTTGCCATCGCCTGCCTCCGCCAGGCGCTAGGAATCTATCACTAA
- the hisH gene encoding imidazole glycerol phosphate synthase subunit HisH: MKVGIVDYGRGNIRSVENAFIAIGADVVLITRPAEMKDITHLVVPGQGEFGDCAANLNKQGMFEPIQQWAADDKPYLGICVGYQLIFENGEESPDARGLGILPGVVKRFPDVGLKIPHMGWNSVTPTDPGHPIWKGMPAEPFFYFVHSYYPEPANQDHVAATCDYALPFAAAVTRGNLIATQFHPEKSQHNGLQLLRNFIAL, translated from the coding sequence ATGAAAGTCGGTATCGTCGATTACGGGCGGGGTAATATCCGCAGTGTGGAAAACGCCTTCATCGCCATTGGCGCGGATGTGGTTTTAATCACCAGACCCGCGGAAATGAAGGACATCACCCACCTCGTGGTTCCCGGTCAGGGAGAATTTGGCGACTGCGCGGCCAACCTGAACAAACAAGGCATGTTCGAGCCGATCCAGCAATGGGCCGCCGATGACAAACCCTACCTCGGCATCTGTGTCGGCTATCAACTCATCTTTGAAAATGGCGAGGAATCACCTGATGCCAGGGGCCTTGGCATCCTGCCCGGTGTGGTGAAACGCTTCCCCGATGTTGGCTTGAAAATCCCGCACATGGGATGGAATTCGGTGACCCCGACCGATCCCGGACACCCTATCTGGAAAGGGATGCCAGCCGAGCCGTTTTTCTACTTCGTGCATTCCTATTACCCGGAGCCCGCCAATCAGGACCACGTCGCAGCCACCTGTGACTACGCCCTGCCCTTTGCGGCAGCCGTTACCCGGGGCAACCTGATCGCCACCCAGTTCCACCCGGAAAAAAGCCAGCACAATGGCCTCCAGCTACTGAGGAACTTCATCGCGCTCTAG
- a CDS encoding PEP-CTERM sorting domain-containing protein, whose product MKILLLFSLTIITSHAAISLQHHYTFDNNANLGEDSVGSADFTTITGVTQSSSAAISGNYAQMSGGVVASGADWSGTAGSNASYILETYVRLDSFTSNTDIFFTNDTASAPNYRVVFVAYDGDTASSTDAYWGASTSTRSWIGFNANTTNVANAQAQTVNGDGAWTHLALVHNHLADGSGDHYRYYVNGTYIGNLLVNLGDETAFGNASFGAAAFNGAFDEIRVSTWDPNTDTIGDVENAFSIVPEPSSAALLGISLVGLMFRRR is encoded by the coding sequence ATGAAAATACTCCTGCTCTTTAGTCTAACAATAATCACCAGCCATGCGGCCATCAGTCTGCAACACCATTATACATTCGATAACAATGCCAATCTTGGTGAAGACAGTGTAGGTAGTGCCGACTTCACAACGATTACCGGAGTCACCCAGTCGTCTAGCGCTGCAATCAGTGGAAACTACGCGCAAATGAGCGGTGGTGTTGTAGCGTCCGGTGCAGATTGGTCCGGGACGGCGGGCTCCAATGCCAGCTATATCCTTGAGACTTACGTGCGCCTGGATTCGTTCACTTCTAACACGGACATTTTCTTCACCAACGACACAGCTTCAGCACCGAACTACCGGGTCGTGTTTGTGGCCTATGACGGAGACACCGCTTCATCCACTGATGCCTACTGGGGAGCCTCCACCAGCACCCGCAGCTGGATCGGCTTTAACGCCAACACAACCAATGTCGCCAATGCGCAGGCTCAAACCGTGAATGGAGACGGCGCCTGGACCCATCTCGCCCTCGTGCACAACCACCTCGCGGACGGCAGTGGTGATCATTACCGATACTACGTAAACGGCACCTACATCGGCAACCTGCTTGTCAACCTCGGCGATGAAACGGCTTTTGGAAACGCATCCTTCGGCGCGGCTGCATTTAATGGAGCTTTCGATGAAATCCGGGTGTCCACCTGGGACCCCAACACCGATACGATTGGTGATGTCGAAAACGCATTCTCTATCGTGCCGGAGCCATCCTCGGCCGCATTGTTAGGCATCTCACTGGTCGGCCTGATGTTCCGCCGCCGCTGA
- the queG gene encoding tRNA epoxyqueuosine(34) reductase QueG, whose protein sequence is MKTDRHIAKQNIQRIARELGFDDCRVSRAKLASHADQYRRWLEDGCAGDMKWLERNVERRVDPAAVVEGAFSVVSLALNYFPGKEEPGVDYRIARYAWNEDYHDIIESKLMDLNMAMVDLGGTQRFYTDTGPVLERDFANDSGLGWNGKSCVQIHKGMGTWFFLAELITTLDLPPDLPFGDHCGMCTRCIDACPTDAITEPHRVDARRCISYLTIEHMGSIPVEFRKQIGDRIYGCDTCLDVCPWNRFARVSRETRFHARQSVFQHQLRDFLTLDDEGFRKLFAKSPIKRIKRSRFFRNVCVALGNVGKKEDLAALERVASSEDPIIAEHAAWAVDEIKKRAQP, encoded by the coding sequence GTGAAAACTGACCGACACATAGCGAAGCAAAACATCCAGCGTATTGCGCGGGAGTTGGGCTTCGACGACTGCCGGGTGTCGCGGGCCAAGCTTGCGTCTCACGCAGATCAATATCGTCGCTGGCTGGAAGACGGCTGCGCTGGCGACATGAAATGGCTGGAGCGCAATGTGGAGCGTCGTGTGGACCCCGCCGCAGTGGTTGAAGGCGCCTTTTCCGTAGTGAGTCTCGCGCTGAATTATTTTCCAGGGAAAGAAGAGCCTGGCGTGGACTACCGGATCGCCCGCTATGCGTGGAACGAGGATTACCATGATATCATCGAGTCCAAGTTAATGGACTTGAATATGGCGATGGTGGATCTTGGTGGAACACAAAGGTTTTACACCGATACAGGCCCCGTGTTAGAACGTGATTTTGCCAACGACTCCGGGTTGGGATGGAATGGCAAGTCCTGTGTCCAGATTCACAAGGGTATGGGCACGTGGTTTTTTCTCGCGGAGCTGATCACGACGCTGGACCTGCCACCGGATCTTCCCTTCGGCGACCACTGCGGCATGTGCACACGGTGTATCGATGCCTGCCCGACGGATGCCATCACCGAGCCCCATCGCGTCGATGCCCGGCGCTGTATTTCCTATCTCACCATCGAGCACATGGGGTCTATACCGGTGGAGTTTAGAAAACAGATCGGCGACAGGATTTATGGCTGCGATACCTGTCTGGACGTCTGCCCATGGAACCGCTTTGCCAGGGTGAGCCGGGAAACGAGGTTCCACGCCCGGCAGTCGGTTTTCCAACACCAACTCCGCGATTTTCTAACATTGGATGACGAGGGCTTTAGAAAACTCTTTGCCAAATCACCGATCAAACGGATCAAGCGGAGCCGGTTTTTCAGGAACGTTTGTGTCGCCCTTGGCAACGTCGGTAAGAAAGAGGATCTCGCCGCCCTGGAACGTGTCGCCAGCTCAGAAGATCCCATCATCGCGGAACATGCGGCGTGGGCGGTGGATGAGATCAAAAAAAGGGCGCAGCCGTAG
- the ilvY gene encoding HTH-type transcriptional activator IlvY gives MNLHEIKNFLVLADKLHFGRASQACNLSPSALTRSIQRIEESVGQELFLRDNRTVALTPAGEKFRNYAVTAVRDWETFCEDLSDDGRVAGLVSIYASVTAVYSLLPDLLESYRAAYPDVQLELRTGSAEEAVQQVLDGEIDVSVAALPDQQHSRLEFMPLTETNLVFIAPRKAMDIPMAEGQLDLTRAPLVLPRSGLSRRRLDKWLKKHQTIPNINTEVSGNEGILAMVRMGCGVGMVPELVLERSPFRKEVKIVHGTPQLAPYVVGLCTTKKNLARPAISALWKLAGRNQATGR, from the coding sequence TTGAATTTGCATGAAATCAAAAACTTTCTTGTACTCGCGGACAAGCTGCATTTTGGCCGTGCCAGCCAGGCGTGCAACCTCAGCCCGTCGGCACTGACCCGTAGCATCCAGCGCATCGAGGAATCGGTCGGGCAAGAGCTGTTCCTGCGCGACAACCGGACGGTCGCGCTTACGCCAGCCGGGGAAAAATTCCGCAACTACGCGGTCACTGCGGTCCGCGACTGGGAGACTTTTTGTGAAGATCTCAGCGATGACGGGCGCGTCGCGGGGCTGGTTTCCATCTACGCATCCGTCACCGCGGTCTACAGCCTGCTGCCTGATCTGCTAGAGTCATACCGGGCCGCCTACCCCGATGTGCAGCTGGAGCTCCGCACAGGATCGGCGGAGGAGGCTGTGCAGCAGGTTCTCGACGGGGAAATTGACGTTTCGGTGGCCGCGCTCCCTGACCAGCAGCACTCCCGGCTCGAGTTCATGCCCCTGACGGAGACCAATCTCGTTTTTATCGCCCCTCGAAAGGCCATGGACATTCCGATGGCTGAGGGACAACTCGACCTGACCCGGGCACCACTCGTGCTGCCTCGTAGCGGCTTGTCGCGTCGGCGACTCGACAAGTGGCTCAAAAAACATCAAACCATCCCTAACATCAACACCGAGGTCTCAGGCAATGAGGGTATCCTGGCGATGGTTCGGATGGGCTGCGGCGTAGGTATGGTCCCCGAGCTTGTGCTCGAACGCAGCCCTTTCCGGAAGGAGGTGAAAATCGTCCATGGCACACCGCAGCTCGCCCCGTATGTCGTGGGGCTCTGCACCACCAAGAAAAACCTCGCGCGCCCAGCCATATCCGCACTTTGGAAACTGGCGGGCCGGAATCAGGCTACGGGGAGGTGA